The Kwoniella bestiolae CBS 10118 chromosome 4, complete sequence region GGATCCATACGCCAGTAAGCTGATActggtgatggagaagaagcttgGAAATTGGTTGGGCCAGGTTTTGGAGGCAGAGAAGAACGGTGCGGCGTAGGTGAGTGTGGCACGAGCGCAGAAGTGGGGGAGGGAGTGTAAGATATAGTACGATACCATGCATGTatatcatccatcgtccGATATAATCTGAGAGCGAGGCTCATTGATCTCATGGCAGGAGCTCAGAAGTGATGCATGCCAATCATGAGAGTGTCATTGCaaagaagatcaacagaTAATATCGTACCATTGTTATTTATTACTATCGTACCATAATATGGGATCTCGCTCGATTGCCATCATACGCGCCAAACTTTAAACATCCAccgtccatcatcatcatcatcacaaaAACATCAACTGACAAactgatcttctctttctctcttcatATCCAATACATCTACATATAATCACAAACACCACTCAAGATGTCAGACCCCCAACCCTCAAATGAGGAAGGAACAACCACAACAGTCATAACAGCTAccacccacctcaccctccctGCCCACCCCGTCCCACTGACATACGAAGAgctcaatcccaaatcccaaCCCCTCGAATTCTTCGGTCCAATCGGGACATTTGCCATCTCCCTCTTAGCTCCCTTGTTCACATACATATTCTTCTACACTTGCAACGATGCTGTGGGATGTACACCCACCACGTTGAATGGGTGGAAACACGCTTGGAACCTTGTCGGTAACTTCCCCTCGGCAGCGGGGTATCTGTGGGAATGGAAGGCTTTTGCGGTATATCTGGGGTGGTACGTTTATTGTATTGTTTGTTGGAAGGTGCTTCCTGGGGATGAGATTAAGGGGAATTTGTTAAGGGATGGTACGAGGAAGAGCTATAAGATGAATGGTGAGTGAACTTTTGCGCTTCATCCTATAGTTACTTCTTCCAATCATATCCCCATATTGCATTTTCAACCAACTGGGAGCGGATCTCTCCTCACTGTACCTCAACTTATATGATGATGTGACCACAAAGACCTGATAGTCCTCGCATCGGTTGGGCGCTAACACCGTTGAACCTACTTCAGGCCTatacaccctcatcctcactctgGGTCTCTCGCTCGgtatcctcctcaaccctgGTGGTATCGAGCTATACACATGGCTGTACGACCACTGGGTACCATTGGTATCTTCTAGTCTTGCCATGGCTACATTCCAGGCATTGTGGGTGTACGGGTATAGTTATTATAATGGAGAATTATTGGCTTTGGGCGGTAACTCTGGTAATTTCTTCtatgatgtgagtgtacGATTCCTTATTATTTCACTTGAACGCTTCACTCATGTCCCGTAACGGACAGTTCTTCATGGGCAGACCTCTCAACCCGCACCCTCCATTCTTCCCTTCATTCGATATCAAAACTTTCAACGAGGTTCGACCAGGTATGATCCTCTGGCTGTTACTCAACATCTCATGCGCTTGCGAACAATACCTCCGACTGGGCACTATCACAGACTCGATGTGGGTCGTATTGATATTTGAGGGGTGGTACACTGTTGATTGTTTGATCcaagaggtgagtgctgTCGTGTTCGAAAACAGGTCCTACTCGCTCAATAACAAGAGAGCCCTTGGACCACCTTGCTGATACGTCATCTTACCACAGCACACAATCCTAAACCAAATGGACATAACAACAGACGGATTCGGCTTCATGCTTTCCATGGGCGACCTGACCTGGGTCCCCTTTACTTACGGTCTCCAAGCTAGATTCCTAGCTTTCCACCCTGTGAAGATGGGTCCAGTCTACACTACGATCGTAGTTGCCATTACACTCGTAGGGAACTATATCTTCAGACAGGCTAATAATGAGAAAGGGAATTTCAGAGCGGGAAAGAATCCCAAGAGTGAGTGGTACAACATAAATCGAAATATCATGACGAGCGGTGTCATCGGATGCTGATGGTTTGTACGGCTTAGACCTCGAGTACATGACTACTGAACGAGGTACCAAGCTTTTGACGTCGGGATGGTGGGGTCGATCAAGACATCCTGTGAGCTTTACTTCTCCTTTTGCCGAAGAGGAATGATAGCTTATGATCCTTATGTGCACGTAGAACTACTTCGGCGATTGGCTCATGGCGTGAGTACTCGCTCTTCATCCGTTCCCTCATATCTGAGCATACTGATGCTAATCAACTTAATCTTACCATTCTAGCCTTGGATGGTGTCTCCCCACTGGGTTCTCCACACCTTTGACATACTATTACATCGTCTACTTCGTCATTCTCCTGCTTCATAGGCAAATACGAGATGATGAGGCTTGTAGACACAAGTATGGCAAGGATTGGGACAAGGTGGGTCCTGAGCTTTTCACTTGATATATCAGGTGATCTATACTGATATTATGAATGGGTAGTACTGCGAGAAAGTCCCTTATAAGATCATCCCATACGTTGTGAGTCACCTTCAGTTGGTTGATCAGCTTAACGAGGATTAACAGCTGATCATGCGATGTTGCTGTTTGTGTAGTACTAAACCTTATGGATATGCAGCGATCACGGGGTTTTGCTGGGATGCAAGTGAAAGTAGGAGTGACGAGCAGCGGGAGATGATATGGCTAGGGGCTAGTACAGTCTTAATGCGAGGTGAACAGGTTCCTgggaaggaaggaacgaAGGAGTCGGTAGGATCTACAAGTTATCTATATTTTAGAtatatacctatacctaGAGGATCGTTGGGATTCCGGAAAGGAAAGGAGTGGAACGGTAAGATAACACATATATATAGGCAAACAACATTCTTGAATAATCGTTCTCTTACAAAGATGCATCCACAATCCATTTTTAACATGATTATACGTTTCTCCCGCACATACTCAAGTAAGCAGTGTATAGACAGCCATTCAGGTTCAAGACTGACGATGACTCGGGGCCTTCGATCGGTGATTTCCACTGTCCATTGTGTATATCAGTGGGTGATCAATTTGTTTGCCATACTGTAAGTTACAAGCCCTAAACAACCTTGGAGCTTGGTTGCTATCGACGTGAGTGAAGGCATCTAGCCAGTGACGTTTATTCTCAGCTGTTGTACATTTCTGCTGCTGTCTCATTTCTTACATCATGCGACACAAGAGCATATTTGGTGATATAAGCAAATAAtgccatctcatcaaatcaaaaGCATCGTACAACGTATTAACGTATATACTAGCTAGCTACCTAAGCAATCCGATCCCATCTACAGCCCAAAACTTAGTATTGACCCTCAGCGGCAGGAGCTTcttgaggttgttgagcttgttgttgaggaggggggatggcTTGGACTTGGGGTTCCTTGTGTTCGGATCGGATCTCGATGGCACCTTCTGGCTTAGGTCTGAGGTGGAAGCAACACGAGCGTCAGCGAGTGTGTTCCTTCTTTTTTTCCTTTTCCATTCCATGACCATGCAAAATTAGATAAGAAAACGTTTGCACTCACTCAACCATGTTGATAACATCAGGCAAGTTCTTGCTAGGACCTTGTCTTCCCTCGGGATCGAAGGGCTTCATAATCTTGACCTTGATACCCAACACACCCTGTCTGAGGAGCACGTGTCTGACGGCGTAGTCGATGTAGTCGGCGGCGGGCTGACCAGAGTGGACCATGAATCCGTCGGTGAATTTCATGGACTTGGCTCGGGCGGCTCGGAGTTTACCTGAGACGACGACTTCACAACCCTTGGCACCGGATTCCATGACGAATCGGAGGACACCGTAACAGGCTCTGTAAGAACAACACGAGCGTCAGCGAGTGTTGTTGAGCGTAAAATACACAATATCATACCCCAGCATGATACGACATAGACGAGGAGTAGTAGAGCACAGAGGAAACACCAATTATTGATATACCCAATGATCCCCCTACTACTCCTCACACAGACCGCTAAGAGAGaccatcaactcaccttcgcaTAGCAAGACCACCGAGCAACTTGTATCTGAGCGACTCGGCTTGAGCCACAGCGGACAAACCTCTGAATTGAACCTTCTCGGCATAGAGTTCCAAAGAGTTCTCGGGGAACTTGAACCTCTTCTCGACGAGGGCCTTCAATTCTCTGATTCTTCGTCCCTTCTCACCGAGGACATCTTGGGTGTGGGTGGctcggatgatgatttcgGTTCGGGCGTGGGTGACTCGTACTTCACAGCCTGAGTATCCCTCTTCGGCGAGTTCTCGGGTGCTGCGGGTGGGTGGAAAAGGTTGCGATGAAATTCATGTTGAATAGGAAGTATAACACACCGATCGAGTGAGTTAATGGTAGGATTGAGAAAATGGAAAGGGGATGGTAAGATCAGCATGGTGTTCTTCTAATTGCTACATCATCCTATAGTCTCgatcccatctatccatctatcatcCTATTTCCTATTTCattcccttcatccatcGCTCATTCGTTACACACTTTTCATCCGCCTTCGATCAGATaaaccacactcacaagaACTCGTTGAGCTCAGCTTGGAACACACCGTCAGCGACgaactttctcttctttgaGATTTGTTGGGAAGAAGCCATTTTGGATGTTTTTTTGAGGGATAGAGGAAAAAGTATCAATAGTCAAGATATCGATATGTGAtgaaaagaggaggagagtatGGGGTAGGAGAGAACCAGCGAGCAAGCAGCAACGAGTGAGCAGTAGCAGTACCAAGTCAGAGGCAAAATGCATACTCACTGCAATACTACGTACGATTCATTGAAAATCCTCGATGGTGGTAATTGGCAGTTTCTTGTCGGAGTTTGAAGTGGTTAATCGGGATTATATCAGTGGCACTGTTATGGCACTACCTGCTAAGCGGTATCAGTCACACACCCTGTTCGCCATTATCAGGCACACCACACCTCGGTCGCGTGTTGATGCACGCATATGGGATGCATGCTAGTAGCTGCGAGGTAATTGTTGACAAAACCAAGAAGACGTAcattgctcatcatcatcatctatagTGCAGCACATgtcatcagctcatcaacCGCAGATAACTATATAGCCCATAGTCCACAatgaaactcaccttcaggTGGCCAGGAGGATCAAATCCCGTGTTCTCGTCTTTCTTGGGATTGCTGGATATCAAGTTGGGTATGTCTATCAGACTCATCGCAGATGGGCGTATGAGCTGACAATTATGCTATCACATCAGGTGCTGAGattatccttctcttcggTGTGAGCTTTCATGATGATGCCAGTGCTTTACAGCTCGCGAAGCTTACCTTATTCCCTCGTTCGAATAGCTCGTCAACAAAGTAGCTGGATTATACGGATTGATAACCATCTTAGTCGGAGGGACCTTCAGTCAACTACTATTCTATGCGTACTCTACTGGAACGTTATTCGCTTTCCTGTGGGGACTGAAAGTGGTCAAATCTGTAAGTCAAGTCTCCCAACAACCCCATCTCTTACCCTACTGCATTATATCCAGATTGACCCAAACGAATGAATGATTTCCTGACGTATCCCTGATCCCAACCCGTCAATAGGAATCCGCCTCCCCCACCCTCGTCCTATCTCATCTATACACATTCGACCACATCATCCTAACGATATTCCACTACATCTTCTACCTTCATTACTGGTACGTTGTCCCGCACGATGGTCGACGGACCGCCAACTCGCAAGCCCAGCAGGACCTGATCGAACTTGCTTTATCTCGGGGGGAGATAAGTCAGCCAAATACGGATCAAGAGAATGAGGGATTGGACGAGTTGAGGGCGGCGTTGGCAGGGGAGATttgggagagggaaaaggtTTTTGCGGGGTGGACGTTGATTGTTGGGTGGTTGATTAAGGTGTGTTGGGGAGTCCCTTTTTTCTTCACTCCTacataccaataccaacgaGATTTCCCGATATCTCTATATCTGATCGAAGGGTAGATATATGGAATGGAtcacagctgatattggaTATGTACAGATCTACTTTATAATCCTCCTATACTCCTACGCAGCCCACCTCAAATCCTCCACATACCATAccctcccactcaccttccgaGGCAAAGCTACGACCATCGCACATCCCACGAcgcaggaggatgagattgagctgGCCAGAGCGGAGGAAGCAGCCAGGTTGTCCTCCGAGGATATAACGCAGAATGGCACGAgcaaagggaagggaaagggcaaggggaaagggaaggaggaagatgatttctCTTGGGATTAGGCGCGTATATAGTATACTCCATGCATATGATTATAGATCAGTGGGATTATCGAGCTAGTCGCTGGCTAAGGCATGGGTCATGCATATTCAAGGACGGGTGACTTGTATTGGGCACTGTAGGCAGTGGATGCTGTTTGCCACGTTTAAGTGAACTTTAATAAGTACAAATCGATTGGATGAAAAGATCGTCGTCATACCTCGATTTCTCAGTTTTGCATTACTCCATTCTCTTGTACTCGTTCTTCTCTGTTCATCTTTCTATCATACATCTCACTTGCTCCATACAGATCCTCATTACACCTTGCTTCAAGCATATACAGAGAAAGAAATATTCGCATAGTTTAAAAACAGTTATCTTGAGATCCGGCTTAGTACAAAGGATCGATCTacaccatcgtcatctcacTGGACACACATACAACCCTGTTGAAATCTCGATATCAAGCAAGCCAAGATGAAGTTGGTCAATAAGCATAtagagaaagatggatctGTAAGTTCCATTCTAGCTCGCCTCCCGCTTCCCGACATACATCCCTTCAGAGCTGATCACACAGTGTTAATCGTTGTCAGGGCTATGTAACCCTTCGTCcagaggatgacgaagacaTGTGGCATGTGTACAACCTGATCTCAGAGGTGAGTCCGAGTTCTCGTTGTCTGAGGTCCAAAGTCACTCCAGTATGGTCTGGTCCTTCTCACCTCTACCGTACACCATGTCTCGCAGGCTGATATGAACCATACGCTCGACACAGGGAGACAACGTCCGAGCCCTAGCCGTCCGACGTGTCCAAACCCTCTCTTCAACCGGATCGTCCGACTCCCACCGAGTGAAAATCCAACTTACAGTAGAAGTGACCAAAACAACCTTCTCACCCGCTGCGTCATCTTCGCAAAGTAATGGTGcgggggagaagaaggaaccTACGGCGGCATTGCAGATTTCGGGGAGGGTAGTGGAGGAGAATGAGTTTGTTAAGCTTGGGGCGTACCATACTTTGGATCTGGAGGGTGAGTCCAGACTATCTCCAGCTCTATCAATACACACCCGCGAAGTAGACTCTCTGTCACGGTGGGCAGGCTGTCGTACCGACATGTCGTTATTTGTGAAGCGAGCTGATCCCGAGTTGGACGATGTAGCAAATCGTGATTTCAGATTGACCAAGGCATCAGGATGGGACTCAATAGCCTTGGAGAGGATACAGGAAAGTACtcaggaaggaaggggtgCTGAGCTAGGTGCGATCGTTtgtggagagggtgagtgattcacTTATTCTGAGACTGGTTCAAGTCCTAAGTCCTGACAGACTTTCCACCACTGTCCTTTTACTATGTTTTGTATTGGTTCACCGCTGATATTCTTTGATGACTTAGGTACCGCCGCCATATGTCTGTTGTCTGAACATATGACCACCGTCAGACAGAGGATAGAAGTGTCTATACctaggaagaggaaaggtgGGACATCAGGGcatgagaaggtgagtttgtaTTCTCGGTAATATTGGTTTCTCTGCGAAAGAGGTCCCAGAATCATTCAATGACTTGACTAATTCATGCGATGTACTTTTGCATAGGCAATGGACAATTTCCTCTCAACGGTATATCAAGCGATACTACGTTTGATACCTTATCAGGACTTAAAGGCTGTTGTCGTAGCTTCACCGGGATTTACGAAAGATACTGTACGTCTCTTTTGCAACCTGTCCCATCACATTCCAAAGCCGATCATCTACTCCATCTACCTGATTAGGAGAGGTGTAACTTGAGCCAAACTGATTATAAGTCCGTGTCTAGTTATACGACTACATTTTCCAACAAGCCAACTTGACATCTAACAAACCATTATTATCCTCCCGTTCAAAGTGGATTAAAGTGCATTCCAACACTTCGCACGTCCATGGTCTGATGGAAGCGCTGAGAGCTCCGGAGGTGTCAAAGATGCTACAGGGGGCTAAGTTTGCTAGGGAAGGTGTGGGATTGGACAAGTGAGTGACTCAAACTATCGCAAAGATGTGACCCCAGATAGGAATGATCATCGCTTCACGAGGTCTGCCAATTGAGGTAGCGCTTTGTAATCTGAAGACGTTCCACACGATTTGTATGCTGATGATCGCGTCTCGGTCCTCATCGCAGATTCCACAAGATGCTCGCTACGGATGAGTTGAGGGCATGGTACGGTCCCGAACATGTTGCGTTGGCTGTTGATAGAGGTGCTGTGGGGACCTTGTTGATATCGGATGATCTGTTCCGGTGAGTGAGAGCTCGGCATCTTGACATGCCATCTTATCTCCTCGATACTACGTTGCATGTATCTCACTCGCACTGAAAATGAATCTATCCTACACTGCTTCATCATCGCTAAGGGACGACAGATACTGATCCTTCCATTTACGCCCGTAGATCCTCAGACCCATCAACTCGGAACCACTACGTCCAGATGGTCGAGGCCGTCCGCTCAAAGGGAGGAGAAGCCCTGATATTCTCGTCGATGCATGAGTCAGGCCAACAGTTGAACATGTTGACTGGTATAGCGGCTATTTTGACTTATCCGCTGGATattgaggtggtggagatggaggagagggaggagaaggagaggttggagagggagaggaatgggggtgttgaaggggatgaggagtaggGGATCTTGTGGGATGGGATCTGCAGGAAGGACAAAGGGTGTATGTTTTTGGTAGGGTTAGAAATAGACGGTCAAGATAGGATTTGCTTTTGACTTTACACAAAGATATAATGGATTGGACTGATAAGCTTTGGTCTACGTGATGTTCCCCATAACCAAGAGCAAACGACTAGTTCGCGCCCGCCATCATCTGACAATTCGCAACGAGTACGTCCAAAATAGATTGCACAACGTTGGTGAGAtgtacgatgatgaggtgattgCATATCACTACAAATACCAATACACCAATCTATATGCACTAAACAGCCTATCgtcccatccatccaccgTCAACTACCAACGTCTCACCAGACACGTAATCCGACGCCTTGGAAGCTAAGAACACGACCGCACCCTCGAAATCACCTGGTGTACCCCATCGACCCGCTGGGATACGCTCGAGGATCTGACGTGATCGAACCGGGTCGGCAATGAGGGCTTCGTTCATCTGTGGTAGGGGAGAGTACGTGTCAGCCAAAGTCACGATGAGGATACAGAACTTATCGATATAGCTTGAGATGCAATCCCTTGAATGGAAtcttgatgaagagaatgtTGAACGCGCAGGACGGAAggtagagaaagagagagcTCCACTCACGTCCGTGGCGATGTATCCTGGGGCGATACCATTTACACATACTCCCTTTGAAGCCCATCCGTTTGAGAATGATTTGATCTACCATGCACGAAAACGATAAGATCAGCACTGCGTCGTTGGTCTCGCAATCCCATGGTGACTGGTGGTAACTACTCGGTCCGATTTCTTTTTGATGGTATTGATGAGAGAGAACAACTTACAATACCCTGCACACCATGCTTGGCAGCAGCGTACGCAACAACATTCAACCCCCCCTGATACGCCACCAAACTACTTATATTAATaatcttccccctccctctgGGATTTCCATCGACCCCTCCGGCGGGTACTTCCTCCCCTGCCACCCCCCCTCGGGAAGATAACATGTGTTTCCCCGCATCCCTCGTAATTGTAAATACAGTGTTCAAGTTAACTTGCAAGACCTCATTCCAATCATCATCTGGGAAATTTTCTACGGGGTGTCGTCGTTGAATACCTCCACAGTTAACTACGATGTCTAGTGTCCTGCCCAACTCGCCAGTGACGTGTGGGATGAGTTTGGCAACCTCAGTAGAGGAGGCAAGATCGCAGACTACGATATCTGCTTTTCCACCTTGGGAGGTTATCTCGTCCTTGGTAGAggtgttggtggtgttgcgctggacgaggatgatgtcTGCTCCTGCTTTGgagagggcgagggcgagTCGGGCGCCGATTCCTCGGGTGGCTCCTGTCAGGCTGTGAAAGGGAGATCGGGTTAGTATTGGAGTATTATTTTCCGTGTTTGAGCTATGAGATGTAGGTTGGGCAGCAcagaaggaagggaggggtATGGGGCtggaaggtccagcttggAGGTTAAGATATCATGACACTCACAGAGCGGTCTTGCCCTTCAACCCGAATAATTCGTCAATGTATGATGACATGTTTGTTTCTAACTTTTGCGTTGGCTGATATCAAGATCAAGCGGAGTAATCTATCCCATGAGACCAAACAGTATATATACCTgactgatcatctcatccgcCCGTCAAAATACACATTCAACTCAATTCGGTCCGAATCACCGGTAAGTTAAACCCGTCCCAAACCGTGAGCTCTCATCCATTCTGTTCCACGAGGTGATCGTATGGATAACACGTGCAAGGGTATATCCGAAGATTGATAAGAGTCGGTAAGATAATCGTACACCTGATTGGCTGGGATCAGCCGCAGAGCTTTAGACCAAGGGCTAGGAACGCGTTAGATTTTCGAATTGCGAACCCAAGTATGACGTGGGACAGTGGGACCGCATCCTCGTTATCTAAGGTGGTGGAGACGATAGCATTAGGGGTATCGCTAAGCATGCATGTGGTGGAGACGAGATAAACATTGTACAATACCACTTCTTGTAGAGCTCCAATCTCCAACCCCTATACACCAATCGATATACATATAAAGAAGAGGATTGTGGGTCTAAAGGACGGGTATTTCGATTCAATTGTTTCACCAAAGTCATATGGTCAAGAGGTGATTACCACAAACGAGTATCTCGTCTAATCGACAGTCGAGCATCAACAATCATTCATTCTCAACCCACGAGTC contains the following coding sequences:
- a CDS encoding mRNA surveillance protein pelota, whose amino-acid sequence is MKLVNKHIEKDGSGYVTLRPEDDEDMWHVYNLISEGDNVRALAVRRVQTLSSTGSSDSHRVKIQLTVEVTKTTFSPAASSSQSNGAGEKKEPTAALQISGRVVEENEFVKLGAYHTLDLEANRDFRLTKASGWDSIALERIQESTQEGRGAELGAIVCGEGTAAICLLSEHMTTVRQRIEVSIPRKRKGGTSGHEKAMDNFLSTVYQAILRLIPYQDLKAVVVASPGFTKDTLYDYIFQQANLTSNKPLLSSRSKWIKVHSNTSHVHGLMEALRAPEVSKMLQGAKFAREGVGLDKFHKMLATDELRAWYGPEHVALAVDRGAVGTLLISDDLFRSSDPSTRNHYVQMVEAVRSKGGEALIFSSMHESGQQLNMLTGIAAILTYPLDIEVVEMEEREEKERLERERNGGVEGDEE
- a CDS encoding 40S ribosomal protein uS3, coding for MASSQQISKKRKFVADGVFQAELNEFFTRELAEEGYSGCEVRVTHARTEIIIRATHTQDVLGEKGRRIRELKALVEKRFKFPENSLELYAEKVQFRGLSAVAQAESLRYKLLGGLAMRRACYGVLRFVMESGAKGCEVVVSGKLRAARAKSMKFTDGFMVHSGQPAADYIDYAVRHVLLRQGVLGIKVKIMKPFDPEGRQGPSKNLPDVINMVEPKPEGAIEIRSEHKEPQVQAIPPPQQQAQQPQEAPAAEGQY